A genomic stretch from Carassius auratus strain Wakin unplaced genomic scaffold, ASM336829v1 scaf_tig00215898, whole genome shotgun sequence includes:
- the LOC113096267 gene encoding GDP-mannose 4,6 dehydratase-like isoform X1, whose protein sequence is MGPTWLSFLLAKGYEVHGILRRSSSFNTGRIEHLYHNPQTHTEGSIGSTGCYMKLHYGDLTDSTCLVKIINEVKPTEIYNLGAQSHVKVQLSPPPNLLLPFSVFLNHTDALCLSTLKPSSWTDTNCFIMTKVSFSVSER, encoded by the exons ATGGGTCCTACCTGGCTGAGTTTTCTGCTGGCTAAAGGTTATGAG GTTCATGGTATACTCCGCAGGTCCAGTTCTTTTAACACGGGCCGGATTGAGCACCTTTATCAtaaccctcaaacacacacagaaggaA GCATTGGATCCACTGGGTGTT ACATGAAGTTGCACTACGGAGACCTGACTGACAGCACGTGCTTGGTAAAGATTATCAATGAAGTTAAACCCACTGAAATCTACAACCTTGGAGCACAGTCTCACGTCAAGGTACAACTTTCTCCTCCTCCCAACCTCTTGCTTCCTTTCTCTGTATTTCTCAACCACACAGATGCTCTTTGTCTGTCGACTCTCAAACCCTCCTCCTGGACAGACACAAACTGTTTCATAATGACTAAGGTTTCTTTCTCGGTGTCTGAGAGGTGA
- the LOC113096267 gene encoding GDP-mannose 4,6 dehydratase-like isoform X2 has product MGPTWLSFLLAKGYEVHGILRRSSSFNTGRIEHLYHNPQTHTEGNMKLHYGDLTDSTCLVKIINEVKPTEIYNLGAQSHVKVQLSPPPNLLLPFSVFLNHTDALCLSTLKPSSWTDTNCFIMTKVSFSVSER; this is encoded by the exons ATGGGTCCTACCTGGCTGAGTTTTCTGCTGGCTAAAGGTTATGAG GTTCATGGTATACTCCGCAGGTCCAGTTCTTTTAACACGGGCCGGATTGAGCACCTTTATCAtaaccctcaaacacacacagaaggaA ACATGAAGTTGCACTACGGAGACCTGACTGACAGCACGTGCTTGGTAAAGATTATCAATGAAGTTAAACCCACTGAAATCTACAACCTTGGAGCACAGTCTCACGTCAAGGTACAACTTTCTCCTCCTCCCAACCTCTTGCTTCCTTTCTCTGTATTTCTCAACCACACAGATGCTCTTTGTCTGTCGACTCTCAAACCCTCCTCCTGGACAGACACAAACTGTTTCATAATGACTAAGGTTTCTTTCTCGGTGTCTGAGAGGTGA